In the genome of Piliocolobus tephrosceles isolate RC106 chromosome 20, ASM277652v3, whole genome shotgun sequence, one region contains:
- the KCNK15 gene encoding LOW QUALITY PROTEIN: potassium channel subfamily K member 15 (The sequence of the model RefSeq protein was modified relative to this genomic sequence to represent the inferred CDS: inserted 3 bases in 2 codons): MRWPSVRAAGLVLCTFCYLLVGAAVFDALESEAESGRQRLLVHKRGALRRKFGFSAEDYSELERRAQAHRAGCQWKFAGSFYFAITVITTIGYDHAAPDTDSGKVFCLFYALLGIPLTLVTFQSLGERLNALARRRLLAAKRCLGLRWPRVSTENLVVAGLLACAATLALGAVAFAHFEGWTFFHAYYYCFITLTTIGLGDFVALHSGEALQRSXPYVAFSFVYILLGLTVISAFLNLVVLRFLAASADWPERAARRPSQRRPGAPESRGPWLPCRPARSRGSASVSCQVHQLERRARDNLGFSPPSSPGVMSGGXAPRLGARRKCI, from the exons ATGCGGTGGCCGAGTGTGCGCGCGGCGGGGCTGGTCCTGTGCACCTTCTGCTACCTGCTGGTGGGCGCCGCTGTCTTCGATGCGCTCGAGTCGGAGGCGGAGAGTGGCCGACAGCGACTGCTGGTCCACAAGCGGGGCGCGCTCCGAAGGAAGTTCGGCTTCTCGGCGGAGGACTACAGCGAACTGGAGCGCCGGGCTCAGGCCCACCGCGCTGGCTGCCAGTGGAAGTTCGCCGGCTCCTTCTACTTCGCCATCACCGTCATCACTACCATCG GGTACGACCACGCCGCGCCGGATACGGACTCCGGCAAGGTCTTCTGCCTGTTCTACGCGCTCCTGGGCATCCCGCTGACGCTGGTCACTTTCCAGAGCCTGGGCGAACGGCTGAACGCGCTGGCGCGGCGCCGCCTGTTGGCGGCCAAGCGCTGCCTGGGCCTGCGGTGGCCTCGCGTGTCCACGGAGAACCTGGTGGTGGCCGGGCTGCTGGCGTGCGCCGCCACCCTGGCCCTCGGGGCCGTTGCCTTCGCGCACTTCGAGGGCTGGACCTTCTTCCACGCCTACTACTACTGCTTCATCACCCTCACTACCATCGGCCTCGGCGACTTCGTGGCGCTGCACAGCGGCGAGGCGCTGCAGAGAA CCCCCTACGTGGCCTTCAGCTTCGTCTACATCCTTCTGGGGCTCACGGTCATTAGCGCCTTCCTCAACCTCGTAGTCCTGCGCTTCCTGGCTGCCAGCGCCGACTGGCCTGAGCGCGCTGCCCGCCGCCCCAGTCAGCGCCGCCCGGGGGCGCCCGAGAGCCGCGGCCCCTGGCTGCCCTGCCGCCCGGCCCGCTCCCGGGGCTCCGCCTCCGTCTCCTGCCAGGTACACCAGCTGGAGAGACGCGCCCGCGACAACCTGGGCTTCTCGCCCCCTTCGAGCCCGGGGGTCATGAGTGGTGG GGCACCCAGGCTCGGGGCCCGGCGGAAGTGCATCTGA